From one Ignavibacteria bacterium genomic stretch:
- a CDS encoding NCS2 family permease: MLSQFFEFGKNKTDLKTEILAGATTFLAAMYIIVVNPAILSKTGMSFSAVLTATVLVSAFCTIMMGIYAKNPILVAPGMGLNAFFTFSVVLGMGVRWETALGAVFWAGVAFMLLSIFNIRTFIVKAIPKQIRYAVSAGIGLFIALIGFVNAKFIVSNPATIVGIGHLDAVTITFLIGLLLTSVLVIKRVKGALIFGIILTTVFAIPIGRFYGDASAINFGVPTLVTWKGLFSAPDFSLIGKLDLLGSLQLSIWPIAFAFLFTDMFDSLSTFVGVAEAADLLDEKGEPRNVKQSLIVDAVATAGAGLVGSSAGTAYIESATGVEEGGRTGMTALTAGLLFIPFMFISPLLSIVPSIATSPALVLVGVFMMKPVLKINWSQFDDAIPAFLALVLIPFTYSITEGIIWGFLSWTVIKLALGKRNEVSPMLIVIDIFAIVALVLAQR, from the coding sequence ATGTTAAGTCAATTTTTTGAGTTCGGGAAAAATAAAACAGACCTGAAGACGGAGATTCTTGCCGGAGCAACTACATTTCTTGCAGCGATGTATATAATTGTAGTGAATCCAGCGATTTTAAGCAAGACCGGGATGTCATTCAGTGCAGTGCTTACGGCAACCGTACTGGTTTCCGCATTCTGTACAATAATGATGGGTATATATGCCAAAAACCCGATACTTGTGGCGCCGGGCATGGGATTAAACGCATTTTTCACGTTTTCAGTTGTTCTGGGCATGGGTGTCAGGTGGGAAACTGCACTGGGAGCGGTTTTCTGGGCCGGTGTGGCATTTATGCTTCTTTCAATATTTAATATACGTACATTTATAGTAAAAGCGATTCCGAAGCAGATACGTTACGCTGTTTCAGCGGGAATAGGGCTATTTATTGCGCTTATTGGTTTTGTAAACGCAAAGTTCATAGTATCCAACCCCGCAACCATTGTGGGAATAGGGCACCTGGATGCGGTTACAATAACATTTCTTATTGGACTTCTTTTAACATCGGTACTTGTAATTAAGCGCGTCAAAGGCGCTCTTATCTTCGGTATTATTCTAACTACAGTTTTTGCCATACCGATAGGCAGGTTTTACGGGGATGCCTCGGCCATTAACTTCGGGGTTCCGACACTTGTAACCTGGAAGGGTCTTTTCTCCGCGCCGGACTTCAGTCTCATAGGCAAGCTGGATCTTTTAGGCTCTCTTCAGCTCTCGATCTGGCCTATTGCTTTTGCATTTCTTTTTACAGATATGTTTGACAGCCTTTCGACATTTGTTGGTGTTGCCGAGGCAGCCGACCTTCTGGACGAAAAAGGCGAACCGAGGAATGTAAAGCAGTCACTTATAGTTGATGCAGTTGCAACTGCGGGTGCAGGTTTGGTAGGCAGCAGCGCAGGCACGGCGTACATCGAATCGGCTACAGGTGTCGAGGAAGGCGGAAGGACAGGAATGACAGCTCTTACAGCAGGGCTATTGTTCATTCCCTTTATGTTCATTTCACCGCTTTTGTCCATTGTCCCTTCAATTGCCACCTCCCCTGCCCTTGTGCTGGTAGGTGTATTTATGATGAAGCCGGTTCTAAAGATAAACTGGTCGCAGTTTGACGACGCGATACCGGCATTTTTAGCTCTCGTACTGATTCCATTTACTTATTCAATTACGGAGGGCATAATATGGGGATTTCTATCCTGGACGGTAATTA
- a CDS encoding lipocalin family protein yields MKTALTLVLVLAGIVSSQEKKTDEPQTVPFVDLKSYAGLWYEIARIPNRFQKNCTGNTTAEYSLREDGRINVTNSCDEEDGKRNVATGIARIVEESTNSKLEVSFFSILGIRPFWGDYWIIGLDKDYQYAVIGSPDRKYGWILSRTPKLPAEKLNEAWEILKKQGYDPKSFQITRQDK; encoded by the coding sequence ATGAAAACAGCTTTGACCTTAGTATTGGTCCTGGCCGGAATAGTCTCCTCCCAGGAAAAAAAGACAGATGAACCTCAAACCGTGCCCTTCGTCGACCTTAAAAGCTATGCGGGACTGTGGTATGAAATTGCTAGAATTCCAAACAGATTTCAGAAAAACTGCACCGGAAACACAACAGCAGAGTATTCGCTTAGAGAAGACGGCAGAATAAATGTTACTAATAGCTGCGACGAGGAAGATGGTAAACGGAATGTCGCCACCGGTATTGCCCGCATTGTTGAGGAATCTACAAACTCAAAACTCGAAGTAAGCTTCTTCAGCATTCTTGGAATCAGGCCCTTCTGGGGAGATTACTGGATAATCGGCCTGGATAAGGATTATCAATATGCAGTCATTGGCTCGCCCGACAGAAAATACGGCTGGATTTTAAGCCGGACACCAAAGCTTCCTGCTGAAAAGCTGAATGAAGCCTGGGAAATCCTTAAAAAACAGGGCTACGACCCGAAAAGCTTTCAAATTACAAGACAGGATAAATAA
- a CDS encoding DUF5020 family protein, with translation MKKYLFILMFFLSGSLMAQNLQLHYDMGKDRHYFTSTLEMFKPDEYGSTFLFIDMDYNRGGNKSASLGYMEIARYVNLPFVKGLSATVQYNDGLVYNKDLNMDFPLGPVWLGGFSYPIDLGFVTLNTDLLYRADYLSESKANAQLTTVWFKSFFDNRVNFTGFMDIWSTKQAGKNQIVLLTEPQIWFNLVNHLAVGSEVEISNNFIPGKSSVQVNPTIAAKWTF, from the coding sequence ATGAAAAAGTACTTATTTATACTGATGTTCTTTTTATCAGGTTCACTCATGGCTCAGAATTTACAGCTGCATTATGATATGGGAAAAGACAGGCACTATTTCACATCTACGCTCGAAATGTTTAAGCCTGACGAATATGGTTCCACATTTTTATTTATTGATATGGATTACAACCGCGGCGGCAATAAAAGCGCCTCGCTGGGATATATGGAAATTGCCCGTTACGTAAACCTTCCCTTTGTAAAAGGTTTATCTGCCACGGTTCAGTATAATGACGGATTAGTTTACAATAAAGACCTGAATATGGATTTCCCGCTCGGGCCCGTATGGCTGGGTGGATTCAGCTATCCGATAGATTTAGGTTTTGTTACTTTGAACACAGATCTTTTATACCGCGCAGATTATCTGTCGGAATCGAAGGCAAACGCGCAGCTGACGACGGTATGGTTCAAGTCGTTTTTCGACAACAGGGTTAATTTTACGGGTTTTATGGATATCTGGTCAACAAAGCAGGCCGGGAAGAATCAGATTGTACTGCTTACAGAGCCCCAGATATGGTTTAATTTAGTAAATCACCTTGCAGTAGGAAGTGAAGTTGAAATAAGCAATAACTTTATACCTGGCAAATCGAGTGTTCAGGTAAATCCGACTATTGCAGCAAAGTGGACATTTTAA